From the Pangasianodon hypophthalmus isolate fPanHyp1 chromosome 17, fPanHyp1.pri, whole genome shotgun sequence genome, one window contains:
- the LOC113544165 gene encoding multicilin, with protein MMDAVDPVQHYLGNAIEMNRQLHVSVQRKQEEISALKERNAQLKELVKQAEIYAAVLDAFMSQPDKTSNCVAHPASAFTPHSHSYSLTAEPAEWHFSAALQPAWLESLLNHTPPEEEKEWSHRTLSEHTLNTGVKRQLWPNDAESSSADSPAECPDKKPRLDQEFLAQPEHRSSEHLASETVQVFGSFRGLRVLKATPSASSDLGREGRCVFFKTSIREHSTVRTRVFPHGKTFTSHTPDGGCRFLWIPKQN; from the exons ATGATGGATGCTGTGGATCCTGTTCAACACTACCTGGGTAACGCCATCGAGATGaacagacag CTCCATGTCTCAGTGCAGAGGAAGCAGGAGGAGATCTCAGCCCTGAAGGAGAGGAACGCTCAGCTGAAGGAGTTGGTCAAACAGGCCGAGATTTACGCTGCTGTACTGGAC GCCTTCATGTCACAGCCTGACAAGACCTCAAACTGTGTGGCACACCCAGCTTCAGCTTTCACACCACACTCACATTCATATTCCTTGACTGCTGAGCCAGCTGAATGGCATTTCAGTGCAGCTCTACAGCCAGCTTGGCTCGAGTCTCTTCTCAATCACACACCACCAGAAGAGGAAAAGGAGTGGTCACACAGAACcctgtctgaacacacactgaacacaggaGTGAAGAGACAATTATGGCCAAATGACGCTGAGTCCAGCAGCGCTGATAGTCCTGCAGAGTGTCCAGACAAAAAACCCAGACTGGACCAAGAGTTTCTAGCCCAACCTGAACATCGTTCATCTGAACATCTGGCTTCAGAGACGGTGCAGGTTTTCGGATCCTTCCGCGGCTTACGGGTTTTGAAGGCCACACCCTCTGCGTCCTCTGACCTCGGGAGAGAggggaggtgtgtgttttttaagacGTCCATCAGAGAGCACAGCACGGTCCGGACCAGAGTTTTCCCTCACGGCAAAACGTTCACGTCGCACACACCTGACGGAGGCTGTAGGTTCCTCTGGATTCCCAAACAGAACTGA